A region of Acidithiobacillus ferridurans DNA encodes the following proteins:
- a CDS encoding purine nucleoside permease, translating to MKKYTVWKHIMLCGAAGFSLTVPLAYAQAIPAAAKMRPQVIVLTAFPPEWQAWTVQKSFQHQVLHVPGLITPLICDSKGVCVTETGEGEINAAVTVTSLVKDTALDVKKTIFIRSGIAGGVDEENSALGSVYINNWIISWAFGHHYLSDKKQLAWSPPGCTDYAVPGHCENYTRNIMENLAYKINPALLNMAVNASAHVALDNSVEAKKLDKIFGISAAPKVMVGATITGNDFWIGKENQAIAEQIVHLYTHGKTTYTNTAMEDLGDVAALSRFGLADHYLSIRGISDVDVPPPGKTEEEIWKTGDLYASALAERNAVIVTEAVIARVLQDAA from the coding sequence GTGAAGAAATACACGGTTTGGAAGCATATAATGTTGTGTGGTGCAGCCGGCTTCTCATTGACGGTGCCGCTGGCATACGCTCAGGCTATACCGGCGGCTGCAAAAATGCGTCCGCAAGTGATCGTGCTGACAGCATTCCCGCCCGAATGGCAAGCATGGACGGTGCAAAAATCTTTTCAGCATCAAGTGTTGCATGTGCCAGGTCTCATCACGCCCTTGATTTGCGATAGTAAAGGCGTCTGTGTTACGGAAACCGGGGAAGGGGAAATCAATGCCGCAGTCACCGTCACCAGTCTGGTGAAAGACACGGCTCTGGATGTGAAGAAGACCATTTTTATTCGTAGCGGCATTGCCGGAGGTGTGGACGAAGAAAACTCTGCATTGGGCAGTGTGTACATCAATAATTGGATAATTTCTTGGGCTTTTGGACATCATTACCTGAGTGATAAAAAGCAGTTGGCATGGTCCCCTCCGGGCTGCACAGATTATGCCGTGCCAGGCCACTGCGAGAATTATACTCGGAATATCATGGAAAATCTAGCATATAAAATAAATCCGGCACTGCTGAACATGGCGGTAAATGCCTCTGCCCATGTCGCGTTGGATAACTCAGTAGAAGCCAAGAAACTGGATAAAATATTTGGTATCTCTGCGGCGCCGAAAGTGATGGTGGGAGCCACTATCACGGGCAATGATTTTTGGATAGGCAAAGAGAATCAGGCTATAGCCGAGCAAATTGTGCATCTCTATACCCATGGAAAGACGACGTATACCAATACCGCCATGGAGGATCTTGGGGATGTGGCGGCGCTCTCGCGTTTCGGTTTGGCGGATCATTATCTGTCCATACGAGGGATCTCTGACGTGGATGTCCCGCCCCCCGGTAAGACCGAAGAGGAAATTTGGAAAACAGGCGATTTATATGCCAGCGCTCTCGCCGAGCGTAATGCGGTGATCGTCACCGAGGCCGTTATCGCGCGCGTGTTACAGGATGCTGCATGA
- a CDS encoding adenosine deaminase: MEAITNTKEILTDFVGNLPKIELHLHIEGTLEPELLIALAQRNGVDIPYKTIEAARAAYQFEDLQSFLNIYYLGASVLREERDFYELTLAYMSRCKAQQIRHVELFFDPQTHLANGVALAAVMGGITAALRDAERDWHISSALILCFERDRDPQPAVALLERACALGRIAGIGLDSAELGNPPEKFQEVFKVAKSMGLHRVAHAGEEGPPSYIWQALDVLDVERIDHGVRCLEDPALVRRLVDDRIPLTVCPFSNVALKVFSRLSEHNLGRMLKAGLLATIHSDDPAYFGGYLSENIIGTLSDLDLTAKDALLLERNAVEAAFCTDQRKQSLFMDLDQYRASYQNLL; this comes from the coding sequence ATTACTTATTGCGCTGGCTCAGCGTAACGGCGTGGATATTCCCTATAAGACGATAGAGGCGGCACGGGCCGCGTATCAATTTGAGGATCTGCAAAGTTTTCTGAATATCTATTATCTGGGGGCGTCAGTATTGCGGGAAGAGCGGGACTTTTATGAACTGACCCTGGCCTATATGTCCCGCTGTAAAGCCCAGCAAATTCGTCATGTGGAACTGTTTTTTGATCCGCAGACGCATCTTGCCAATGGTGTGGCATTGGCGGCGGTGATGGGTGGCATCACCGCCGCCTTACGAGACGCCGAGCGTGACTGGCATATATCCAGCGCATTGATTCTTTGCTTTGAGCGGGATCGCGATCCGCAACCCGCGGTGGCGCTGTTGGAGCGTGCTTGTGCTTTGGGGCGCATCGCCGGCATCGGTCTCGACTCCGCTGAGTTGGGCAATCCCCCAGAAAAGTTTCAGGAAGTGTTTAAGGTGGCCAAGTCCATGGGTCTGCATCGTGTTGCCCATGCGGGGGAGGAAGGGCCGCCCTCCTATATCTGGCAGGCACTGGATGTGCTCGATGTCGAGCGCATAGATCACGGGGTTCGCTGTTTGGAGGATCCGGCACTGGTGCGTCGCTTGGTGGATGACCGAATCCCGTTGACGGTCTGTCCATTCTCCAATGTCGCGCTTAAAGTGTTTAGCCGGTTATCTGAACATAATCTGGGCCGAATGTTGAAAGCAGGTTTGTTGGCGACGATTCATTCGGACGACCCGGCGTACTTCGGCGGTTACCTAAGCGAGAACATCATCGGGACACTTTCCGATCTGGATTTAACTGCGAAAGACGCATTACTTCTTGAGCGTAACGCCGTTGAAGCGGCTTTTTGTACGGACCAACGAAAGCAATCCCTGTTCATGGATCTAGATCAGTACAGAGCATCATATCAGAACCTATTATGA